One Thunnus albacares chromosome 12, fThuAlb1.1, whole genome shotgun sequence genomic region harbors:
- the ttpa gene encoding alpha-tocopherol transfer protein, translated as MNGPQLNELPDDAEELGPHVSNLRRRALQASELSAVRTFSDGFLIKFLRARDFDVELALKLLLNYQQWRRESPEISTCLSPSSVLGLLNTSYHAVLPQRDHTGSRVLVYRIGQWNPKDWSAFQVFRVSLMTSEIISMDTETQRRGLKAIFDLQGWSLGHALQINRSLARKISSVLSDSFPLKVRGIHLVNEPMFFRPVFAMIRPFLPEKIKQRIHMHGADFQDSLSDFFSLPVLPPEYGGEGPGIEEACQDWTNHLLQSENLLQQIATHPTGDIATACEDLISEEKETEQLSEG; from the exons ATGAACGGGCCTCAGCTCAATGAACTACCGGACGACGCGGAGGAGCTCGGGCCGCATGTGAGCAACCTGAGGCGGAGAGCCCTGCAGGCCAGCGAGCTGTCCGCTGTCCGCACTTTCTCCGACGGCTTTCTCATCAAGTTTCTGCGGGCCAGAGACTTCGACGTGGAGCTCGCTCTGAAG CTCTTATTGAACTACCAGCAGTGGCGGAGGGAGAGTCCTGAGATcagcacctgtctgtctccctcctcaGTGCTCGGACTCCTCAACACCTCCTACCATGCCGTCCTCCCACAGCGGGACCACACGGGCAGCAGGGTGCTCGTCTACAGGATCG gcCAGTGGAACCCAAAAGACTGGTCAGCCTTCCAGGTGTTCAGAGTCAGCCTGATGACATCAGAGATCATCTCCATGGATACAGAGACGCAGAGGCGGGGTCTAAAAGCCATATTTGACCTGCAGGGGTGGAGTTTAGGTCACGCCTTGCAGATTAATCGCTCCCTTGCCAGAAAGATATCCTCCGTCCTCTCG GACTCTTTTCCACTGAAAGTTAGAGGAATTCATCTGGTCAACGAGCCAATGTTCTTCCGGCCGGTCTTTGCCATGATTCGTCCCTTCCTGCCAGAGAAGATTAAACAGAGG ATCCACATGCACGGTGCTGATTTTCAAGATAGTTTATCTGACTTCTTCTCACTGCCTGTCCTGCCTCCAGAATATGGAGGGGAGGGGCCTGGAATAGAAGAGGCTTGTCAAGACTGGACCAATCACCTTCTACAATCAGAGAATCTCCTTCAGCAGATTGCCACCCATCCAACGGGTGACATCGCTACAGCCTGTGAGGACTTGATCTCAGAAGAAAAGGAGACTGAACAGCTCTCAGAGGGATGA